A window of the Brassica napus cultivar Da-Ae chromosome A2, Da-Ae, whole genome shotgun sequence genome harbors these coding sequences:
- the LOC106393400 gene encoding pentatricopeptide repeat-containing protein At1g68980, mitochondrial-like: protein MLRKTLTLLPPRRRPFSSSSSPKPLTQLQRFSFESSLRNSLTSHDSDQAWKLFRSFAAASSLPDKPLLNSLITHLSSSLHAGGDTLLRHRLKRAFVSAAYVIEKDPTFLEFDTLLTLLQSMKLAKAASPALALVECMFKNRFFVPFDLWGGLVIDICRENGTLASFLKVFKESCRLSTDEKLDYMKPGLEACNAALEACCLQMESLTDAESVIELMAVMGVKPDESTFGFLAYLYARKGLKEKIKELESLMDGGSKRVLYSNLISGYAKVGDLDSVSDVVLQSLKGGDCSFCEETYCEVVKGFIESKSVKSLATLIIEAHKLEALSTESDKSVGFGIVNACIDLGFSGKCILDEMDAQGGSGGIGVYVPILKAYCKENRTAEATQLVKEISSSGVQLDVETYKALIEASMTKQDFVSALTLFRDMRETRVTDLKGSYLTIMTGLLENQRPELMAAFVEEVLDDPRVEVKSHDWNSIIHAFCKSRRLEDAKRMFRRMVFLQYEPNQQTYLSLINGYVSCERYFEVVVLWKEFKEGKAKLDHALADAFLNALVKGGFFGTAMQVVEKCKEMKIFVDKWRYKAAFMEALKKLRLPKLRKRKMKKVEFLDAFRNWVGITT from the coding sequence ATGTTGAGAAAAACTCTAACTTTACTCCCACCACGAAGAAGacccttctcttcttcttcttcgcctaAACCCCTAACCCAACTCCAAAgattctcctttgaatcctctctCCGCAATTCCCTAACCTCCCACGACTCCGATCAAGCTTGGAAGCTCTTCCGCTCCTTCGCCGCCGCTTCTTCCCTCCCGGACAAGCCTCTCCTCAACTCCCTCATCACCCACTTATCCTCCTCCCTCCACGCCGGCGGCGACACGCTTCTCAGGCACAGGCTCAAGCGCGCCTTCGTCTCCGCCGCTTACGTCATCGAGAAAGATCCAACCTTTCTCGAGTTCGACACTCTCCTCACGCTTCTCCAGTCCATGAAACTCGCCAAAGCTGCTTCCCCCGCGCTGGCTTTGGTGGAGTGTATGTTCAAAAACAGGTTCTTTGTTCCGTTTGATCTCTGGGGAGGTTTGGTTATCGATATCTGCCGTGAAAATGGAACCTTGGCTTCGTTTCTTAAGGTGTTTAAGGAAAGCTGTAGACTTTCAACGGATGAGAAGCTTGATTACATGAAACCTGGTTTGGAAGCGTGTAACGCGGCTCTTGAAGCGTGTTGTTTGCAGATGGAGTCTCTAACCGATGCTGAGAGTGTGATTGAGTTGATGGCTGTGATGGGTGTGAAGCCTGACGAGTCCACCTTTGGGTTTCTTGCTTACTTGTACGCAAGAAAGGGGCTTAAGGAGAAGATTAAGGAGCTTGAGAGTTTGATGGATGGTGGTAGTAAGAGAGTTCTTTACTCAAATTTGATCAGTGGATATGCTAAGGTTGGTGATTTAGATAGTGTTTCTGATGTTGTACTACAAAGTCTTAAAGGAGGAGATTGTAGCTTCTGTGAGGAAACGTATTGTGAGGTTGTGAAAGGGTTTATAGAGAGTAAAAGCGTCAAGAGTTTAGCAACATTGATTATTGAAGCTCACAAGTTGGAGGCTCTGTCTACTGAATCTGACAAGTCAGTTGGGTTTGGTATTGTAAACGCTTGTATTGATCTTGGATTCTCTGGTAAATGTATACTTGATGAGATGGATGCTCAGGGAGGATCTGGTGGGATTGGTGTGTATGTACCAATCTTAAAAGCTTATTGTAAGGAGAACAGAACAGCTGAAGCTACTCAGCTGGTTAAAGAGATCAGCAGCTCTGGAGTTCAGCTAGATGTTGAGACCTATAAAGCTTTGATCGAAGCTTCCATGACCAAACAGGATTTTGTATCTGCGCTGACATTGTTTAGGGACATGAGAGAGACAAGAGTAACTGATCTGAAAGGGAGCTACTTAACAATCATGACAGGTCTCCTTGAGAATCAGAGACCAGAGTTAATGGCAGCGTTCGTGGAGGAAGTTTTGGATGATCCTCGAGTAGAAGTGAAGTCACATGATTGGAATTCGATTATTCACGCCTTCTGTAAATCAAGGCGCCTAGAAGACGCAAAGAGGATGTTTAGAAGGATGGTGTTCCTTCAGTATGAGCCGAACCAGCAGACTTACTTGTCGTTGATCAATGGATATGTGAGCTGCGAGAGGTACTTTGAGGTTGTGGTGTTGTGGAAAGAGTTCAAAGAGGGGAAAGCAAAACTGGACCATGCTCTTGCGGATGCGTTCTTGAATGCGTTGGTCAAGGGAGGGTTCTTTGGCACGGCGATGCAAGTGGTGGAGAAGTGTAAGGAGATGAAGATATTCGTGGATAAGTGGAGGTACAAGGCTGCGTTCATGGAGGCTCTGAAGAAGCTTAGATTGCCAAAgttgaggaagaggaagatgaagaaggttGAGTTTCTTGATGCCTTTAGGAACTGGGTTGGTATTACCACATGA
- the LOC106393409 gene encoding transcription factor BIM2-like isoform X1, with translation MRTGKGNQEEENYGEEEDLGSKREGSSSASRADAKDNDKASAVRSKHSVTEQRRRSKINERFQVLRELIPNSEQKRDTASFLLEVIGYVQYLQEKVQKYEGSYPGWSQEPTKLTPWRNNHWRVQSLASHPVALNNGSAPVLPFPGKFEEITVASAHATVAELQSPVECDKGRAIASKSIDSQAELDDKGLPSLQPIHPFAHSEQVNNIECPATSDGQGPSDDLVIESGTISISTVYSHELLSSLTQALQKAGIDLSHAKLSVQIDLGKRANPSNKNLLTSDTEGATRSRNLSVEEDSEHSHKRMRTL, from the exons ATGAGAACCGGAAAGGGGAATCAAGAGGAGGAAAATTACGGAGAAGAAGAGGACTTGGGGTCGAAACGGGAAGGTTCTTCCTCCGCGAGCAGAG CAGATGCAAAGGACAATGATAAGGCTAGTGCGGTACGTTCTAAGCATTCTGTGACAGAGCAGCGGAGAAGAAGCAAGATCAATGAAAG ATTTCAAGTATTGAGAGAGCTGATTCCCAACAGTGAACAGAAAAGAGATACAGCTTCATTCCTTTTAGAG GTGATAGGTTATGTCCAGTATTTACAAGAGAAGGTGCAAAAGTATGAAGGATCATATCCTGGATGGAGTCAGGAACCAACAAAGTTGACACCTTGG AGGAATAATCACTGGCGAGTTCAGAGTTTAGCGAGCCATCCAGTAGCTTTAAATAATGGATCTGCTCCAGTGTTACCGTTTCCTGGGAAGTTTGAAGAAATCACAGTGGCCTCTGCACATGCAACTGTTGCAGAACTGCAAAGCCCTGTTGAATGTGACAAAGGAAGAGCTATAGCCTCCAAATCAATAGACAGTCAAGCTGAGTTAGATGACAAGGGATTACCGTCATTACAACCAATCCATCCATTCGCACACAGTGAACAAGTTAATAATATTGAATGTCCTGCAACAAGTGATGGGCAAGGCCCAAGTGACGACCTGGTTATTGAAAGTGGAACCATTAGCATCTCTACTGTCTACTCCCATGA GTTATTGAGCTCATTAACACAAGCACTCCAGAAAGCAGGCATCGATCTGTCGCATGCTAAACTTTCTGTGCAGATTGATCTTGGAAAGCGAGCCAATCCATCCAATAAG AATCTGTTAACTTCTGATACTGAAGGCGCTACAAGATCAAGGAATCTAAGCGTTGAGGAAGACTCTGAACATTCTCATAAGCGGATGAGAACACTGTGA
- the LOC106393409 gene encoding transcription factor BIM2-like isoform X2: MRTGKGNQEEENYGEEEDLGSKREGSSSASRDAKDNDKASAVRSKHSVTEQRRRSKINERFQVLRELIPNSEQKRDTASFLLEVIGYVQYLQEKVQKYEGSYPGWSQEPTKLTPWRNNHWRVQSLASHPVALNNGSAPVLPFPGKFEEITVASAHATVAELQSPVECDKGRAIASKSIDSQAELDDKGLPSLQPIHPFAHSEQVNNIECPATSDGQGPSDDLVIESGTISISTVYSHELLSSLTQALQKAGIDLSHAKLSVQIDLGKRANPSNKNLLTSDTEGATRSRNLSVEEDSEHSHKRMRTL; encoded by the exons ATGAGAACCGGAAAGGGGAATCAAGAGGAGGAAAATTACGGAGAAGAAGAGGACTTGGGGTCGAAACGGGAAGGTTCTTCCTCCGCGAGCAGAG ATGCAAAGGACAATGATAAGGCTAGTGCGGTACGTTCTAAGCATTCTGTGACAGAGCAGCGGAGAAGAAGCAAGATCAATGAAAG ATTTCAAGTATTGAGAGAGCTGATTCCCAACAGTGAACAGAAAAGAGATACAGCTTCATTCCTTTTAGAG GTGATAGGTTATGTCCAGTATTTACAAGAGAAGGTGCAAAAGTATGAAGGATCATATCCTGGATGGAGTCAGGAACCAACAAAGTTGACACCTTGG AGGAATAATCACTGGCGAGTTCAGAGTTTAGCGAGCCATCCAGTAGCTTTAAATAATGGATCTGCTCCAGTGTTACCGTTTCCTGGGAAGTTTGAAGAAATCACAGTGGCCTCTGCACATGCAACTGTTGCAGAACTGCAAAGCCCTGTTGAATGTGACAAAGGAAGAGCTATAGCCTCCAAATCAATAGACAGTCAAGCTGAGTTAGATGACAAGGGATTACCGTCATTACAACCAATCCATCCATTCGCACACAGTGAACAAGTTAATAATATTGAATGTCCTGCAACAAGTGATGGGCAAGGCCCAAGTGACGACCTGGTTATTGAAAGTGGAACCATTAGCATCTCTACTGTCTACTCCCATGA GTTATTGAGCTCATTAACACAAGCACTCCAGAAAGCAGGCATCGATCTGTCGCATGCTAAACTTTCTGTGCAGATTGATCTTGGAAAGCGAGCCAATCCATCCAATAAG AATCTGTTAACTTCTGATACTGAAGGCGCTACAAGATCAAGGAATCTAAGCGTTGAGGAAGACTCTGAACATTCTCATAAGCGGATGAGAACACTGTGA
- the LOC106393443 gene encoding uncharacterized protein LOC106393443 → MEDLWKRAKSFAEEAAKKSQTITLQSSSTSFVNLVSETAKKSKEFAIEASKKADQLNVSEFVAETAKKSKEFAAEVSTKADQLKVVAMKQADQIQNMKSIADIIPPQLASFGSGSGSGSVISESELLSFGITDDLREFVKGLTSDTFKAFPEQDESSEVSELGTTESNVRKDLSEWQERHATLVLGSVKQISKLRYELCPRVMKERRFWRIYFTLVSTHVAPYERKYMEELRNKAESKVEEAKKTPAVGGTETAENNVTKSRASTASSEQDLDTFLLGDLEDSDDAPDDGDGDGDGSLDDDDFDKIGNSDVEEEKKKETNAAN, encoded by the exons ATGGAGGATCTATGGAAGAGGGCGAAATCATTCGCGGAGGAAGCAGCGAAGAAGTCTCAAACCATAACCTTACAATCATCTTCCACCTCCTTCGTCAACCTCGTCTCCGAAACCGCCAAGAAATCGAAAGAGTTCGCAATCGAAGCCTCTAAGAAAGCCGATCAGCTCAACGTCTCCGAATTCGTGGCCGAGACGGCGAAGAAGTCGAAGGAGTTTGCAGCTGAGGTGTCAACGAAGGCGGATCAGCTCAAGGTCGTCGCGATGAAGCAGGCGGATCAGATCCAGAATATGAAGTCCATTGCCGATATCATTCCTCCGCAGCTTGCTTCGTTCGGGTCCGGATCGGGATCTGGATCTGTGATCTCGGAGTCGGAGCTGTTGAGTTTTGGGATCACGGATGATCTGAGAGAGTTTGTTAAGGGATTGACTTCTGATACGTTCAAGGCTTTCCCTGAACAAG ATGAATCGTCGGAAGTTTCTGAATTGGGAACGACTGAGTCGAATGTACGAAAGGATCTTTCGGAGTGGCAGGAGAGACATGCCACTCTTGTTCTTGGCTCTGTTAAG CAAATTTCCAAGTTGAGATATGAGTTATGCCCAAGAGTCATGAAGGAAAGGAGATTCTGGAGGATTTACTTTACTTTAGTGAGCACTCACGTTGCACC ATATGAGAGGAAGTACATGGAGGAGCTTAGGAACAAAGCAGAGAGTAAAGTTGAAGAAGCTAAGAAGACTCCAGCAGTTGGAGGGACAGAAACAGCTGAAAACAATGTGACAAAGAGTAGAGCATCTACTGCATCGTCTGAGCAGGATCTGGATACATTCCTCTTGGGAGATCTAGAAGACAGTGACGATGCTCCTG acgatggtgatggtgatggtgatggaaGCCTAGATGATGATGACTTTGACAAGATTGGCAACTCC GAtgttgaagaagagaaaaagaaagagacaaatgcagcaaactag